One region of Endozoicomonas sp. Mp262 genomic DNA includes:
- a CDS encoding PLP-dependent transferase: protein MDNADQIQTMRSLSPARKSTDATSAGELADEQLIHFGIAPSSEFGQALLKVVANLYQTAGHISQLAEITKTTLEALPHTDRVSYFNAKKFLCFQLAKLIDSLQPGLRTSYKHLGFDRRTHLAKGDYPLFANVGTLFSASPAIVRTATYLYACTEWVDDAFHGRESTHPIYSRLLNPTSIALSNTMVELEAGPYSSEYLAWNFNSGMAAIDAILSNQLKRDDILVVSRNIYGGSHQLLHDYFARENRLNIQLEWFDGFSGDQFERFLKTIKQHYKSKLDSGSQLHIYLESPCNPHGNMLDVPAICDIAHRDNHSVMLDSTLATPILNKPLQRENISERPDYVIHSYTKDLAGSGNTTAGVVIGESHKMFIPKGSTHNNISWEQTLFWDVYYIKGAFLDADKAAEVLNGIKTLENRMLSKCINTLIFTRYLDSHPAISVNSHALESHPNASLRKKNLYLGLPSPLFSIDFEQAQLPKEAFVRFFDALAPAFGHMVSLGQNDTLMLCPALTSHSELSPEALKHAEIHPTTIRVAMGGENPRDLINHFREAARLHLDTASNDFSSGFMTESALEKLIGSITLTVYKQHLDYQAEKAKN, encoded by the coding sequence ATGGATAATGCTGATCAGATCCAGACCATGCGAAGCCTCTCTCCTGCCCGTAAGAGTACCGACGCCACAAGTGCCGGGGAGCTTGCAGATGAGCAGCTGATTCATTTCGGTATAGCGCCTTCTTCAGAGTTTGGCCAGGCCTTACTAAAAGTAGTGGCTAACCTTTACCAGACCGCAGGGCATATCAGTCAACTGGCTGAAATCACCAAAACCACCCTTGAGGCGTTACCCCATACTGACCGGGTCAGCTACTTTAATGCCAAAAAATTTCTTTGCTTCCAGCTAGCCAAGCTGATTGACTCTCTACAGCCCGGCTTGCGCACCAGTTACAAACACCTTGGCTTTGACCGCCGTACTCACCTGGCCAAAGGTGATTACCCGCTGTTTGCCAATGTTGGCACACTGTTTTCCGCCTCACCTGCCATTGTCCGGACAGCCACTTACCTTTATGCCTGTACCGAGTGGGTCGATGATGCCTTTCACGGTCGGGAAAGTACCCACCCCATCTATTCAAGGCTTCTCAACCCCACCTCTATTGCTCTCTCTAACACCATGGTAGAACTGGAAGCAGGCCCGTATTCCAGCGAATATCTCGCCTGGAATTTCAATAGCGGCATGGCAGCTATTGATGCTATTTTGAGCAACCAATTAAAGCGGGACGATATACTGGTTGTCTCCAGAAATATTTACGGCGGTAGCCACCAGCTGCTTCATGATTACTTTGCCCGGGAAAACCGTCTGAATATCCAGCTGGAATGGTTTGATGGCTTTAGTGGGGATCAGTTTGAACGTTTTTTAAAAACAATTAAACAACACTATAAGAGCAAACTGGATTCAGGTTCACAGCTCCATATTTACCTTGAGTCTCCCTGCAACCCCCACGGAAATATGCTGGATGTGCCTGCCATCTGTGATATTGCTCACCGGGATAATCATAGTGTTATGCTGGATTCCACCCTGGCGACCCCAATTCTCAATAAACCTCTTCAAAGAGAGAATATTTCTGAACGACCGGATTATGTTATCCATAGCTATACCAAGGATCTGGCAGGTAGTGGCAATACCACCGCCGGCGTTGTTATTGGTGAAAGTCACAAGATGTTTATACCCAAGGGCAGCACCCATAACAACATCAGCTGGGAACAAACGCTGTTTTGGGACGTTTACTATATCAAAGGCGCTTTTCTTGATGCAGATAAAGCGGCAGAAGTACTGAACGGTATTAAGACTTTAGAAAACCGGATGCTATCCAAGTGTATTAATACCCTGATATTTACCCGTTACCTGGACAGCCACCCTGCCATTTCTGTCAATAGCCATGCCCTGGAAAGTCACCCTAATGCCAGTTTGCGGAAAAAAAATTTATACCTTGGTTTACCCAGCCCATTATTTTCCATTGATTTTGAACAGGCCCAACTTCCCAAAGAAGCATTTGTCCGTTTTTTTGATGCATTAGCCCCTGCCTTTGGTCATATGGTTAGCCTTGGCCAGAACGACACCCTAATGCTGTGCCCAGCGCTCACATCCCACTCGGAGCTGAGCCCTGAGGCTCTTAAGCACGCTGAGATACACCCAACAACTATCCGGGTAGCTATGGGAGGGGAAAACCCCAGAGAT